A window of the Scandinavium goeteborgense genome harbors these coding sequences:
- the fhuF gene encoding siderophore-iron reductase FhuF has translation MAYRSAPITDDIIWRAPLFEREQGLAASLQDKFAEHRPHLLDFISLDEPHPHQAMTLAQWSRHSELTTLCAQYTDHIYRNNPTQARENKPLLSLWAQWYIGLQVPPLMLALLTEKRALSLSPQHFHVEFHETGRAAKFWVDVQEDPYLTQQSSLIRMENLVTQTLVPVIEALEATGEINGKLIWSNTGYLINWCLGEMKTLLGDEQFNSLRQHLFFEKQFSDGRDNPLWRTVVMRDGLLVRRTCCQRYRLPDVQQCGDCMLK, from the coding sequence ATGGCCTACCGCTCTGCACCGATCACTGACGATATTATCTGGCGCGCCCCGCTCTTTGAGCGTGAACAAGGGCTTGCGGCTTCGTTGCAGGATAAATTTGCTGAGCACCGCCCTCACCTGCTTGATTTCATTAGCCTTGACGAACCTCATCCACATCAGGCAATGACGTTGGCACAGTGGAGCCGCCATAGCGAACTGACCACGTTATGCGCGCAGTATACCGATCATATCTATCGCAATAATCCAACACAGGCGCGGGAAAACAAACCGTTGTTATCCCTTTGGGCGCAGTGGTACATCGGGCTACAGGTGCCGCCGCTGATGCTGGCGCTGTTGACTGAAAAACGGGCACTGAGTCTTTCTCCGCAACATTTTCACGTTGAATTTCACGAAACGGGCCGTGCCGCCAAATTTTGGGTCGATGTGCAAGAGGACCCTTATCTGACTCAGCAGTCTTCGCTGATTCGCATGGAAAACCTGGTGACGCAGACGCTGGTGCCGGTTATCGAGGCTCTGGAAGCGACCGGGGAGATCAACGGGAAACTCATCTGGAGTAATACCGGCTATCTCATTAACTGGTGTCTGGGCGAAATGAAAACGCTGCTCGGGGATGAACAGTTCAACAGTTTGCGTCAGCATCTGTTCTTTGAAAAACAGTTCTCCGATGGGCGGGATAATCCGCTGTGGCGCACCGTTGTGATGCGTGATGGCCTGCTGGTGCGTCGCACCTGCTGTCAGCGCTACCGTCTGCCGGACGTTCAACAGTGTGGCGATTGCATGCTGAAATAA
- a CDS encoding PTS sugar transporter subunit IIC, which produces MSANHAAFNLIFRFVENYISPVAGRISSQRHVMAIRDGFISAMPFMIVGSFLLVFAYPPFSPDTTWGFARAWLDMAKQFEGRILTPFDMTMGVMSIYICAAIAYNLGRHYEKSFQLDPFMASMLSIMAFLLVAAPKTDGTLPVHSLGGTGIFTAILVAVYCVELMRFLKAHNIGIRLPDQVPPMIKNSFDLLIPVLVVVLTLYPLSLFIQSQFDMLIPQAIMSIFKPLVSAADSLPAILLAVLIGHLLWFAGIHGAAIVSGMLQMFWLTNLGMNQTALAQSAPLPHIFMEAFWTFFIVIGGSGATMGLVFCYLRSKSAHLRSIGRLGVVPSIFNINEPVIFGTPIVMNPVFFIPFLLAPMVNATLAWAAMKLDLIGRVISVVPWTAPAPIGAAWALGWDFRAVILVVLLACVSAIIYFPFFKVYEKQLLEQEAEEAQRSAGETEQAA; this is translated from the coding sequence ATGTCTGCTAACCATGCTGCGTTTAATTTGATTTTCCGATTTGTAGAAAACTATATCAGTCCTGTCGCCGGGCGTATCTCGTCCCAGCGCCATGTGATGGCAATCCGTGATGGCTTCATCTCGGCGATGCCATTCATGATTGTCGGCTCGTTCCTGCTGGTGTTTGCTTATCCTCCATTCTCGCCGGACACCACCTGGGGCTTTGCCCGCGCGTGGCTGGACATGGCGAAGCAGTTTGAAGGCCGCATTCTGACCCCGTTCGATATGACCATGGGCGTCATGTCCATTTATATCTGTGCGGCGATTGCCTATAACCTGGGCAGACATTACGAAAAGAGTTTCCAGCTTGATCCCTTCATGGCTTCGATGCTGTCGATCATGGCGTTCCTGCTGGTTGCTGCGCCAAAGACTGATGGTACGCTGCCGGTTCACAGCCTGGGAGGGACGGGGATTTTCACCGCGATCCTTGTTGCGGTGTACTGCGTAGAACTGATGCGCTTCCTGAAGGCTCACAACATCGGTATTCGCCTGCCAGACCAGGTGCCGCCGATGATCAAAAACTCGTTTGACCTCCTAATTCCGGTGCTGGTCGTCGTGTTGACGCTGTATCCGCTGAGCCTGTTCATCCAGAGCCAGTTCGATATGCTGATCCCACAAGCGATCATGTCTATCTTTAAGCCGCTGGTATCGGCTGCGGATTCCCTGCCGGCCATTCTGCTGGCGGTCCTGATTGGTCACCTGCTGTGGTTTGCAGGTATTCACGGGGCAGCAATCGTGTCAGGTATGCTGCAAATGTTCTGGCTGACTAACCTCGGTATGAACCAGACGGCGCTGGCACAAAGTGCTCCACTGCCGCACATCTTTATGGAAGCCTTCTGGACCTTCTTTATCGTTATCGGCGGTTCCGGGGCGACGATGGGCTTGGTGTTCTGTTACCTGCGCAGTAAGTCCGCGCACCTGCGTTCGATTGGGCGTCTGGGCGTCGTTCCGAGCATCTTTAACATCAACGAACCGGTTATCTTCGGTACGCCAATCGTGATGAACCCCGTGTTCTTCATTCCATTCCTGCTGGCACCGATGGTCAACGCCACGCTGGCCTGGGCCGCAATGAAGCTGGATCTGATTGGTCGTGTGATCTCCGTTGTTCCATGGACAGCGCCAGCCCCGATCGGTGCAGCCTGGGCGTTAGGCTGGGATTTCCGTGCCGTTATCCTGGTGGTACTGCTGGCCTGCGTGTCTGCCATCATCTACTTCCCGTTCTTCAAAGTGTACGAGAAGCAGTTGCTGGAGCAGGAAGCCGAAGAAGCACAGCGTTCAGCGGGAGAAACTGAACAAGCCGCGTAA